Genomic DNA from uncultured Vibrio sp.:
CCAATTTCTTTTGAAATCAGAATGAGTTGTTCCTCGTTATCAAGTTTTATCGACCACTTACATTCCGCACCATGACACAACACCACGTTTGCACCTCTGCCGAGAAGTTGAACTGCATCGGTCTGAGCCTGTAACGTGACCATCGAAGCGCCAGTTAATTTAATGACCACTTCACGCTGCGTTGCGATAACTTTACCCAGTGAAAATTCAATGACCATCTTGGCTTATACTCACTTCGATTTTTGCTGCTT
This window encodes:
- a CDS encoding DUF3389 domain-containing protein, whose protein sequence is MVIEFSLGKVIATQREVVIKLTGASMVTLQAQTDAVQLLGRGANVVLCHGAECKWSIKLDNEEQLILISKEIGVDIQ